A section of the Elizabethkingia anophelis R26 genome encodes:
- the gmk gene encoding guanylate kinase — MNKVIIFSAPSGSGKTTLVKHCLGQFPKLQFSISATTRAPRGEEKHGIDYFFHTPEDFRQKIAENAFVEFEEVYTDKYYGTLKTEVERIWNYGNVVIFDVDVKGGVNLKKIFGEQALSIFIAPPSIEELEQRLIKRNTDDAETIKIRVAKAEEEMAYAKDFDKVVVNDDLAKAKEEIEELIEAFIKA, encoded by the coding sequence ATGAATAAAGTAATCATATTTTCAGCGCCATCAGGAAGTGGTAAAACTACATTGGTAAAGCATTGTTTAGGGCAGTTTCCTAAACTTCAATTCTCGATTTCTGCAACAACCCGTGCTCCCCGTGGAGAAGAAAAACACGGAATAGATTATTTCTTCCATACACCTGAAGATTTTAGACAGAAAATAGCTGAAAATGCATTTGTGGAATTTGAAGAAGTGTATACTGATAAGTATTATGGCACACTGAAAACAGAAGTAGAAAGAATATGGAACTATGGAAACGTAGTTATATTTGATGTGGATGTAAAAGGAGGTGTTAATCTGAAAAAGATATTCGGAGAGCAGGCTCTATCTATATTCATTGCACCACCTTCCATTGAGGAGCTGGAACAAAGACTAATTAAAAGAAATACAGACGACGCAGAAACTATTAAAATCCGTGTTGCTAAAGCCGAAGAAGAGATGGCTTATGCAAAGGATTTTGATAAAGTAGTGGTAAATGATGATCTCGCAAAAGCAAAAGAAGAAATTGAAGAGCTGATCGAAGCATTTATTAAAGCATAA
- the rplK gene encoding 50S ribosomal protein L11, whose amino-acid sequence MAKKVFKMVKLQVKGGAANPSPPVGPALGSAGVNIMEFCKQFNGRTQDKPGQVLPVVITVYEDKSFEFVIKTPPAAIQLMDAAKIKGGSGEPNRNKVGSVSWDQVKKIAEDKMSDLNCFTMESAVSMVAGTARSMGLKVTGTNPFNA is encoded by the coding sequence ATGGCAAAGAAAGTCTTTAAAATGGTTAAGCTTCAGGTGAAAGGAGGTGCAGCAAACCCTTCTCCACCAGTAGGACCTGCTTTAGGTTCTGCAGGTGTTAACATCATGGAGTTTTGTAAGCAATTTAACGGAAGAACTCAAGATAAGCCAGGGCAAGTTTTACCTGTAGTAATTACAGTTTACGAAGACAAGTCTTTTGAATTCGTAATCAAAACTCCACCTGCAGCTATCCAGTTAATGGATGCGGCTAAAATCAAGGGAGGTTCCGGAGAACCAAACAGAAATAAAGTAGGAAGTGTTTCTTGGGATCAAGTTAAGAAGATAGCAGAGGACAAAATGTCGGATCTTAATTGCTTCACAATGGAGTCTGCTGTAAGTATGGTTGCAGGTACTGCAAGATCTATGGGTCTTAAAGTAACAGGTACAAATCCGTTTAACGCTTAA
- a CDS encoding MFS transporter codes for MKSFRNIGVLLLLSMSIFLAVIDLFVVNVAVPSIKESLNGTNSGAMFIIVAYVMGYASFLITGSIAGNRWGKKKVYAWGMLLFTVFSLFCSIAQNTFQLNIFRFFQGVSAAFMVPQGVGMIPYVFPDFKDRTKAFGIYGSIAGAASVIGQFLGGLLPELNICGIEGWRLIFIINIPLGGTAFVLSILKLKELPVIKQKSFDIFGLLLLTAFLITLIYPLIVGGESHWPFWSIAMLIFSLLLLFIFYLYEKYRLAKLNPVLIDVNLFSLKEFNIGILAAVFYYIAQDSYFFLNAIYLQSHLNLSSVHVGNMFVLQGIGYFMASLFSVRFVIKYDYKVMLGGSCIMILALVLHICYFTNEHINNILIYFILFLYGIGCGTMLPSMMTMALRKISSNLTASASGVYLTVQQISIALGVSIIGGIFFHLLGQNGDLLKATVAYHYSTYANILALVIVGGIFLFLSSRRNNAKE; via the coding sequence ATGAAAAGTTTTAGAAACATTGGCGTTTTACTGCTACTGTCCATGAGTATATTTTTGGCTGTAATAGATCTGTTTGTAGTGAATGTTGCAGTGCCAAGTATAAAGGAAAGTCTGAACGGAACTAATTCCGGAGCGATGTTTATTATTGTGGCCTATGTTATGGGGTATGCGTCATTTCTTATTACGGGTAGCATTGCCGGAAATAGATGGGGCAAGAAAAAAGTATATGCATGGGGGATGTTATTGTTTACCGTATTTTCTCTTTTTTGTAGTATTGCGCAGAATACATTTCAGCTCAATATATTCAGGTTTTTTCAGGGTGTAAGTGCTGCTTTTATGGTGCCACAAGGCGTTGGAATGATTCCTTATGTTTTTCCTGATTTTAAAGATCGTACTAAAGCCTTCGGTATATATGGAAGTATTGCGGGAGCAGCATCGGTTATCGGACAATTTTTAGGAGGCTTATTGCCGGAACTTAATATCTGTGGTATTGAAGGTTGGCGGCTTATTTTTATAATCAATATTCCTCTGGGTGGAACCGCATTTGTACTGAGTATTTTAAAACTGAAAGAACTGCCGGTTATCAAACAAAAATCTTTTGATATTTTTGGTCTGTTGCTGTTGACTGCTTTTCTGATAACATTAATTTATCCATTAATTGTTGGCGGAGAATCACACTGGCCATTCTGGAGTATTGCAATGCTTATATTTTCCCTTCTTCTCTTATTTATATTCTACTTGTACGAAAAGTATAGGCTGGCAAAGCTAAATCCGGTTCTGATAGATGTTAATCTTTTTTCATTAAAAGAATTCAATATTGGAATACTGGCAGCTGTATTCTATTATATAGCGCAGGATTCTTATTTTTTTCTTAATGCTATTTATCTTCAAAGCCATCTGAATCTTTCCTCTGTACATGTAGGAAATATGTTTGTTTTGCAGGGAATTGGCTATTTTATGGCCTCATTATTTTCAGTAAGGTTCGTTATAAAATATGATTATAAAGTAATGCTTGGCGGGAGCTGCATTATGATTTTGGCCTTGGTGCTCCATATCTGTTATTTTACCAATGAACATATAAACAATATTTTAATTTATTTCATACTATTTCTATACGGTATAGGTTGTGGAACTATGTTGCCATCTATGATGACTATGGCACTTCGTAAAATTTCTTCAAATCTCACAGCTTCAGCATCCGGAGTGTATTTAACCGTACAGCAGATATCAATAGCTCTAGGGGTGAGTATTATTGGAGGGATTTTCTTTCATTTGCTGGGGCAGAATGGAGATCTCCTGAAGGCAACTGTTGCATACCATTACAGTACATATGCCAATATACTTGCGTTAGTTATTGTAGGCGGAATATTTTTATTCCTGAGTAGCAGGAGAAATAATGCTAAAGAATAA
- a CDS encoding methyltransferase domain-containing protein, giving the protein MAWNPDVYEKFKKERYLPFYDLLSLVQVKENLKAIDLGCGTGELTAKLAKELPGSKVLGVDSSAEMLQKARVYEDNNLHFQQRDIEQALSDVEKYDLIFSNAALQWLNEHEIVFPKVINLLEKGGQVAIQIPSNHDHFTHRLIRNLASESPYKEALNSWVRPLTVLKIEDYGKIFFENGLSDICIFEKIYPHILPNADALYEWTSGTALIPYMEKLPEHLQEQFKNEYINRLRKEFPESPVFYPFKRILMSGILS; this is encoded by the coding sequence ATGGCATGGAATCCGGATGTTTACGAGAAATTTAAAAAAGAGCGTTACCTTCCTTTCTACGATTTGCTAAGTTTGGTTCAGGTGAAAGAAAACCTGAAAGCTATAGATCTTGGATGCGGAACGGGAGAACTGACAGCCAAACTGGCAAAAGAATTACCCGGAAGTAAAGTACTGGGTGTTGATTCTTCTGCCGAGATGCTGCAAAAAGCAAGAGTCTATGAGGATAATAATCTTCATTTTCAGCAAAGAGATATAGAACAAGCTCTTTCCGATGTTGAGAAATACGATCTTATCTTTTCTAATGCAGCACTGCAATGGCTGAACGAGCATGAAATAGTTTTTCCTAAAGTTATAAATCTGCTTGAAAAAGGAGGGCAGGTGGCAATACAGATTCCTTCCAATCACGATCATTTTACACACAGACTGATAAGAAATCTTGCTTCCGAATCCCCATATAAAGAAGCCTTAAATTCATGGGTTAGACCATTGACTGTACTAAAGATAGAGGATTATGGTAAAATCTTTTTTGAAAATGGTCTTAGTGATATTTGTATCTTCGAAAAAATATACCCACACATCCTTCCAAATGCAGATGCTCTATATGAATGGACATCAGGAACAGCATTGATCCCTTATATGGAAAAACTTCCGGAGCACTTACAGGAACAGTTCAAAAACGAATATATTAACCGGTTACGCAAAGAATTTCCGGAATCACCTGTATTTTATCCCTTCAAAAGAATACTGATGTCCGGTATCTTAAGTTAA
- the rplJ gene encoding 50S ribosomal protein L10, with protein MTKEEKVLVIQEIKELLQDAKAVYVADLEGLNASQTSDFRRQAFKNNVQLRVVKNTLLQKAMEQIEGVDYSEMFETFKGNSALMIADTANAPAKLIQGFRKNAEKPALKSAYLQETFYIGDNQLSTLANIKSREEMIGEIIGLLQSPIQRVVSALQNKPETVEAKAEEAAPAPAVEETPAPEAAAESTDAPEASAE; from the coding sequence ATGACTAAAGAAGAAAAAGTACTAGTAATACAAGAGATCAAAGAATTACTACAAGACGCAAAAGCTGTTTATGTAGCTGATCTTGAAGGATTGAATGCTTCTCAGACTTCAGATTTCAGAAGACAAGCCTTCAAAAACAACGTTCAATTAAGAGTTGTAAAAAATACATTGCTTCAAAAAGCAATGGAGCAAATCGAAGGAGTAGATTACTCTGAAATGTTTGAAACATTCAAAGGTAACTCTGCTTTAATGATTGCTGATACTGCAAACGCTCCTGCAAAACTTATCCAAGGTTTCAGAAAGAATGCTGAGAAACCAGCTTTGAAATCTGCTTATTTGCAAGAAACTTTCTATATCGGAGATAACCAATTATCTACTCTGGCAAACATCAAGTCTAGAGAAGAAATGATCGGAGAAATCATCGGATTACTTCAATCTCCAATTCAGAGAGTTGTTTCTGCTCTACAGAACAAACCAGAAACTGTTGAAGCTAAAGCTGAAGAAGCAGCTCCAGCTCCTGCAGTTGAAGAAACACCTGCTCCTGAGGCGGCAGCTGAAAGCACTGATGCTCCTGAAGCAAGTGCAGAATAA
- the folB gene encoding dihydroneopterin aldolase → MISKIILENIKIYAYHGVLPEETILGTYYLVNAEIHADLWKATESDDLKDTINYALVNEIIHQEMKIPSQLLEHVIGRIMKHIAEEFKQVNFIKIKLTKVQPPMPGEMTGVSLEMEKAF, encoded by the coding sequence ATGATCTCAAAAATTATTTTAGAAAATATCAAGATTTACGCTTATCACGGTGTATTACCGGAAGAGACAATTCTGGGAACTTATTACCTGGTTAATGCAGAAATTCATGCGGATTTGTGGAAAGCAACAGAGAGTGATGATTTGAAAGATACTATTAACTATGCATTGGTAAACGAGATTATTCATCAGGAAATGAAAATACCATCTCAGTTGTTAGAGCACGTTATTGGCAGGATCATGAAGCATATTGCTGAGGAATTTAAACAGGTAAATTTTATTAAAATAAAGCTAACTAAAGTACAGCCTCCGATGCCTGGCGAAATGACAGGAGTAAGTCTGGAGATGGAAAAAGCATTCTAA
- the nadA gene encoding quinolinate synthase NadA — translation MNETLEQAKSNLPVQGFLKYKDLIIPQGEELKQAILDLKKEKNAVILAHYYQPGEIQDIADFLGDSLQLARQAKETNADMIAFCGVHFMAEAAKILNPTKKVVLPDTLAGCSLADGCSGEGLRKMREQHPDALIATYINCNAETKAESDIIVTSSNAETIIKALPTDRPIIFAPDKNLGRYLSKKTGRDMILWDGSCIVHEAFSMERIAQQLADHPNAKLIAHPESETPVLDLAHFIGSTSALLDYVQKDDCQEFIIATEEGILHEMKKRAPHKTLIPALVFDESCNCSECFYMKRNTMEKLYLCMKYELPEILIDEELRLKALKPIEAMLDLSKSIK, via the coding sequence ATGAACGAAACGCTGGAACAAGCAAAATCCAATCTTCCTGTACAGGGATTTTTAAAATATAAGGATCTGATTATTCCTCAGGGAGAAGAGCTGAAACAAGCTATTCTGGATTTGAAGAAAGAAAAGAATGCAGTTATTCTGGCTCACTATTACCAGCCGGGAGAGATTCAGGATATCGCAGATTTCTTAGGAGATTCTTTGCAATTAGCACGTCAGGCAAAAGAAACAAATGCAGACATGATTGCTTTTTGCGGAGTACATTTTATGGCAGAAGCTGCAAAGATTCTTAATCCGACTAAAAAGGTCGTTTTGCCAGATACATTGGCTGGTTGCTCGCTGGCTGATGGTTGTAGTGGTGAAGGACTTCGTAAAATGCGTGAGCAACATCCGGATGCTTTAATTGCAACTTATATCAACTGTAATGCGGAAACTAAGGCAGAAAGTGATATTATTGTAACAAGCTCCAATGCTGAAACAATTATTAAAGCTCTCCCAACAGATCGCCCGATTATTTTTGCTCCGGATAAAAATCTGGGAAGATATCTATCTAAAAAAACCGGAAGAGATATGATCTTGTGGGATGGAAGTTGTATTGTACACGAAGCATTCTCCATGGAACGTATTGCGCAACAATTAGCAGATCATCCTAATGCAAAACTAATTGCTCACCCGGAAAGTGAAACACCAGTATTGGATCTGGCTCACTTTATCGGATCTACTTCTGCATTGCTGGATTATGTACAGAAAGACGATTGTCAGGAATTCATTATTGCAACTGAAGAAGGGATTCTACACGAAATGAAAAAACGTGCACCTCATAAAACATTAATTCCGGCATTGGTATTTGATGAAAGTTGTAATTGCTCCGAATGTTTCTATATGAAGAGAAACACAATGGAGAAATTATACTTGTGTATGAAATATGAGTTGCCAGAAATCTTAATCGATGAAGAACTGCGTTTAAAAGCACTGAAGCCTATCGAGGCGATGTTGGATCTATCGAAGAGTATAAAATAA
- the nusG gene encoding transcription termination/antitermination protein NusG: MSELKWYVIKAISGQENKVKNYIETEVKRLSLEKDVSQVVIPMEKVIQMRNGKKVPKERPYYPGYIMIEANLVGEIPHIIKNIPGVISFLSLTKGGDPVPMRKAEVNKMLGRMDELSEFAQDAGIPYTVGENVKVIDGPFNGFNGTIEKIHEDKKKLEVMVLIFGRKTPLELNYMQVEKN; this comes from the coding sequence ATGAGCGAATTGAAATGGTATGTGATAAAAGCTATCAGTGGTCAGGAAAATAAGGTTAAGAACTATATTGAAACTGAAGTTAAGAGACTTAGTCTGGAAAAAGACGTATCTCAGGTGGTAATACCAATGGAGAAAGTTATCCAGATGAGAAATGGTAAGAAAGTTCCAAAAGAGAGACCTTACTATCCAGGTTACATAATGATTGAGGCAAACCTTGTTGGAGAAATTCCTCACATCATAAAAAACATTCCGGGAGTAATTTCATTCCTAAGCTTAACAAAAGGAGGAGATCCTGTTCCGATGCGTAAGGCTGAAGTGAACAAAATGTTAGGAAGAATGGATGAATTATCCGAGTTTGCACAAGATGCAGGTATCCCTTACACAGTAGGAGAGAATGTAAAAGTAATCGACGGACCTTTCAACGGATTCAACGGGACCATCGAAAAGATTCACGAAGACAAAAAGAAACTGGAAGTTATGGTTCTTATCTTCGGAAGAAAGACTCCACTGGAGCTAAATTACATGCAGGTAGAAAAGAACTAA
- the rplL gene encoding 50S ribosomal protein L7/L12, whose protein sequence is MSDLKNLAETLVNLTVKDVNELAAILKDEYGIEPAAAAVVVAGGGAADAAEEKTEFDVILKSAGASKLAIVKLVKDLTGAGLKEAKDIVDGAPAPIKEGVSKDEAEALKKQLEEAGAEVELK, encoded by the coding sequence ATGTCAGATTTAAAAAATTTAGCGGAAACGCTTGTTAACCTTACTGTAAAAGACGTAAACGAATTAGCTGCTATCCTTAAGGATGAGTACGGAATCGAGCCAGCTGCTGCTGCTGTAGTAGTTGCAGGTGGTGGTGCTGCTGATGCTGCTGAAGAAAAGACTGAATTCGACGTAATTCTTAAGTCTGCAGGAGCTTCTAAATTAGCTATCGTTAAATTAGTTAAAGATTTAACTGGTGCTGGTCTTAAAGAAGCTAAAGACATCGTTGATGGTGCTCCAGCTCCAATCAAAGAAGGTGTATCTAAAGACGAAGCAGAAGCTCTTAAGAAGCAACTTGAAGAAGCTGGTGCTGAAGTTGAATTGAAATAA
- a CDS encoding YicC/YloC family endoribonuclease, whose translation MILSMTGFGRAEGICGGKKISIDVKSLNSKGFDLNLKIPFRYKEKEFDIRKILSERIVRGKVDFYLNVEIIDGKTDTTLNKDVIRAYMDELSDIVTAADRVELLKIATKLPDAVSTSNSELTEEEWSELLVIIEKAIDNFIDFRITEGKSLETELRSYVKNIENNLSLVAPFEEARIEVTKERMLNNLKDFRDVDESRFYQELTYYVEKLDISEEKVRLAQHCKYFTEVLNEEDNNGKKLGFISQEIGREINTLGSKANHQEIQKLVVKMKDDLEKIKEQSLNVL comes from the coding sequence ATGATTTTATCTATGACAGGCTTCGGCAGAGCAGAAGGTATATGCGGAGGCAAAAAGATAAGTATTGATGTAAAGTCGCTGAACAGTAAAGGTTTCGACTTAAATCTTAAAATTCCTTTTCGCTATAAAGAAAAAGAATTTGATATCCGCAAAATATTGAGCGAAAGAATAGTTCGTGGTAAAGTCGATTTCTATTTAAACGTAGAAATTATCGATGGTAAGACCGATACAACTCTTAATAAAGATGTTATCAGAGCCTATATGGACGAACTTTCGGATATCGTTACAGCTGCTGACAGAGTAGAACTTCTTAAAATTGCAACAAAGCTTCCTGATGCTGTTTCTACATCCAATTCAGAACTTACTGAAGAAGAGTGGAGCGAGTTGTTGGTTATTATAGAAAAAGCCATCGATAATTTTATAGACTTCAGAATTACAGAAGGTAAATCTCTGGAAACTGAACTTAGGTCTTATGTTAAAAATATTGAAAACAACCTTAGCCTTGTTGCTCCTTTTGAAGAAGCCAGAATAGAGGTGACCAAAGAGAGAATGCTGAACAATCTTAAGGATTTCAGAGATGTGGATGAAAGCCGCTTCTACCAGGAACTGACTTACTATGTTGAAAAGCTTGATATTTCTGAGGAAAAAGTAAGATTGGCACAACATTGCAAATACTTCACTGAGGTATTGAATGAAGAAGATAATAATGGTAAGAAACTAGGATTTATCTCTCAGGAAATAGGCCGTGAAATTAATACCTTAGGTTCTAAAGCAAATCATCAGGAAATCCAGAAGCTGGTAGTAAAGATGAAGGATGATTTAGAAAAGATTAAAGAACAAAGTCTTAACGTACTTTAG
- the rplA gene encoding 50S ribosomal protein L1 — translation MATLTKKQKEAVSKIEKNKVYTLEEASALVKEVNTAKFDASVDIAVRLGVDPRKANQMVRGVVSLPHGTGKDVRVLALVTPDKEAEAKAAGADYVGLDEYLDKIKGGWTDVDVIVTMPAVMGKLGPLGRVLGPRGLMPNPKSGTVTLEVGKAVSEVKSGKIDFKVDKYGIIHAAIGKVSFDADKIRENAQELIQTLIKLKPTAAKGTYVKSIYISSTMSPGIAIDSKSVN, via the coding sequence ATGGCAACATTGACAAAAAAACAAAAAGAAGCTGTAAGCAAAATCGAAAAGAACAAAGTATACACTTTAGAAGAAGCATCTGCTTTAGTAAAAGAGGTAAACACTGCTAAGTTCGACGCTTCAGTAGATATCGCCGTAAGATTAGGCGTAGACCCAAGAAAAGCAAACCAAATGGTAAGAGGTGTTGTATCTCTTCCTCACGGTACTGGTAAAGATGTAAGAGTTCTTGCTCTTGTAACTCCAGATAAAGAAGCAGAAGCTAAAGCTGCTGGTGCTGACTATGTAGGTCTTGACGAGTATTTAGATAAAATCAAAGGAGGTTGGACAGATGTTGACGTTATCGTTACTATGCCAGCTGTAATGGGTAAATTAGGTCCATTAGGACGTGTGTTAGGTCCAAGAGGTTTAATGCCAAACCCTAAATCAGGAACTGTAACTTTAGAAGTTGGTAAAGCTGTATCTGAAGTAAAGTCTGGTAAAATTGATTTTAAAGTAGATAAATATGGTATTATTCACGCTGCAATTGGTAAAGTATCTTTCGATGCTGACAAAATCAGAGAAAACGCTCAGGAATTAATCCAGACGTTGATCAAATTGAAACCAACTGCTGCTAAAGGAACTTATGTAAAGAGTATCTATATCTCTTCTACAATGAGTCCGGGTATTGCGATTGATTCTAAATCTGTAAACTAA
- a CDS encoding OmpW/AlkL family protein, with translation MNKYFILAGLFFSVGLSAQNWQVRLRGISVQPNEKSTIDVIGGNANVSNSYIPEVDFTYFFNKNIAAELILGTTKHNVNAENTSLGNVNLGSVWLLPPTLTLQYHFYPTKTIKPYVGAGINYTFFYSSKPGDVTHVDYKNNAGFALQGGIDYMINDKFFINFDMKKIFLKTDVTVDAAGTNIPAKVTLDPFLWGFGVGMKF, from the coding sequence ATGAACAAGTACTTTATTTTAGCAGGATTATTTTTTTCAGTAGGGCTAAGCGCTCAGAACTGGCAGGTAAGATTAAGAGGAATTAGTGTTCAGCCGAATGAAAAATCAACTATTGATGTAATCGGAGGAAATGCAAATGTTTCCAATTCCTATATTCCGGAAGTAGACTTCACCTATTTCTTTAATAAGAATATAGCCGCGGAGTTAATTCTGGGAACTACAAAGCATAATGTAAATGCTGAGAATACTTCTTTGGGAAATGTTAATCTGGGGAGTGTATGGTTGCTACCACCAACTCTTACTCTTCAATATCACTTCTACCCAACAAAAACAATAAAACCCTATGTAGGTGCTGGTATTAACTATACCTTCTTTTACAGTTCCAAGCCGGGCGATGTTACCCATGTAGATTATAAAAACAATGCAGGTTTTGCATTACAGGGGGGCATAGATTACATGATCAATGATAAGTTTTTTATCAACTTTGATATGAAAAAGATATTCCTGAAAACCGATGTAACAGTAGATGCTGCCGGAACCAATATCCCTGCAAAAGTAACATTGGATCCATTTTTATGGGGATTTGGTGTGGGAATGAAATTCTAA
- a CDS encoding winged helix-turn-helix transcriptional regulator, which yields MENSTNPENECITYSEKSEKNYDALNTLQLISGKWKILIMKSIAKSCPKRFGELRKDMDSMSQGTLTTQLRELEENGLICRKIYAEVPPKVEYKLSNLGITLLPIISELENWWQDYSLCIKNK from the coding sequence ATGGAAAACAGTACTAATCCAGAGAATGAGTGTATTACATATTCAGAAAAATCAGAAAAAAATTATGATGCTCTCAATACTCTTCAGCTGATTAGTGGTAAGTGGAAGATATTAATAATGAAATCTATTGCCAAAAGCTGCCCTAAAAGATTTGGAGAACTTCGAAAGGATATGGATTCCATGTCTCAGGGAACACTTACCACTCAATTACGAGAGTTGGAAGAGAATGGTCTTATATGCCGAAAAATATATGCAGAAGTACCTCCCAAAGTAGAGTATAAACTTAGCAATCTAGGAATAACTTTACTTCCCATTATCTCTGAACTTGAAAACTGGTGGCAGGATTATTCACTCTGTATAAAAAACAAGTAG
- the lpxK gene encoding tetraacyldisaccharide 4'-kinase → MKRWYLYPFSLGYGFVTSVRNLFFNIGILSSKKFRTPIIGVGNLSVGGTGKSPIVMYLADILSKNQKRTGVLSRGYGRHTKGYEVVNYDSTYKMVGDEAMQLFERFKNRIVIAVCEDRVFGARKLIDDMDLNVLVLDDSYQHRYIKPGFNILLTDYSDPFFKDFVLPAGDLRESRSGYKRANMILVTKCPEDLTEEKKQYYISRIKPQYGQKIFFTSIDYADEVYSKDKYLPTNNLDYYDILLITGIANPKHLLKELSKYSQRVKHLKFKDHHSFTEEDIKKIASEYKKLGEYKLILTTEKDYVRLKTFDYLRDKLYYWPINVVIDKKNEFNEMILAYAEKKQ, encoded by the coding sequence ATGAAGAGATGGTACCTCTACCCTTTTTCTCTGGGCTATGGTTTTGTAACCTCTGTCCGGAATTTATTTTTTAATATAGGCATACTTTCCAGCAAAAAATTCCGCACGCCGATTATAGGTGTGGGTAATCTTTCTGTGGGTGGAACCGGAAAGTCTCCAATTGTTATGTATCTGGCAGATATACTCTCCAAGAATCAAAAGCGTACAGGTGTTCTGTCCCGTGGCTATGGGCGGCATACCAAAGGCTATGAAGTTGTGAACTATGATTCCACCTATAAAATGGTTGGTGATGAAGCTATGCAGTTGTTCGAACGTTTTAAAAACCGTATTGTTATTGCTGTTTGCGAGGATCGTGTCTTTGGTGCAAGAAAATTAATTGACGATATGGATCTTAATGTCCTTGTATTGGATGACAGCTATCAGCACCGTTATATAAAGCCTGGTTTCAATATTTTATTAACCGATTATTCGGATCCTTTTTTTAAAGACTTTGTACTTCCTGCCGGAGATTTACGCGAATCCAGAAGTGGTTATAAAAGAGCCAACATGATTCTGGTAACAAAATGCCCTGAAGATTTAACGGAGGAAAAAAAGCAGTACTATATTTCGAGAATAAAGCCACAATACGGCCAGAAAATATTCTTCACCTCTATTGATTATGCGGATGAAGTATATTCCAAAGACAAATATTTACCAACAAATAACTTAGACTATTACGATATTCTACTCATTACAGGAATAGCAAATCCTAAACATTTACTAAAAGAACTAAGCAAATATTCACAGCGTGTAAAGCATCTTAAGTTCAAGGATCATCATTCATTTACTGAAGAAGATATTAAGAAAATTGCCAGTGAGTATAAAAAACTTGGCGAATATAAACTGATTTTAACTACAGAAAAGGATTATGTCCGTTTAAAAACTTTCGATTACCTTCGGGACAAACTCTATTACTGGCCTATTAATGTGGTTATAGACAAGAAAAATGAATTTAATGAGATGATACTCGCTTACGCTGAAAAGAAGCAGTAA
- the secE gene encoding preprotein translocase subunit SecE, whose protein sequence is MSLISFLKDSFVEFKDKVEWPKWPQLQSSTTVVAISTILLAVFTFGIDTLFSEAIKNIYTLLIGVFN, encoded by the coding sequence ATGAGTTTAATAAGTTTTCTTAAAGATTCTTTCGTAGAATTTAAAGATAAAGTAGAATGGCCAAAGTGGCCTCAGTTGCAGTCATCTACTACGGTAGTTGCTATTTCAACTATTCTGCTTGCTGTTTTTACTTTCGGGATAGATACGCTTTTTAGTGAGGCTATCAAGAATATTTATACTCTATTAATTGGTGTTTTTAACTAA